The following DNA comes from Ricinus communis isolate WT05 ecotype wild-type chromosome 10, ASM1957865v1, whole genome shotgun sequence.
ATCGAACTCGCGACCTCTCGCACCCGAAGCGAGAATCATACCACTAGACCAAACGCCCACTTCGCCGTCACGATATACgtagaattttatttgtagACTTTTATTGAGGACACAGGAAGAGCTTTTTCATGGCGTTAATCAATCacttttaaattatactaaaatcagtttttagggtttatatattttgctcttttcaaattcataacttAAATTTGATACATGCTATACATCTTTTTGTGTTATCTGTTTCTGTTTCCAGGTCAAGATATTATCTGCATAAATGGCGCATAACAATGTAACCCTaatttcgttttttttttccttatttttttgGGGTATTGAAAACGATCTCTTCTAATAAAAGTTATGTGTAGGCTGTTGGTGTTGATAACACATTTAGAAGAAAATTTGATAAAGAAGAGTATTTGGAACGCGCTCGTGAGCGTGAAAAGGAGGTTTGTTTGTTTGATTCTATCCAATTTTTCAATCCTTTAAttgtattatataatatattttcgaTAACAAATTTAACTTGTGCTTTTATTTAGGAGGCTGAGGGCCGGTTCAAATCAAAATGTAAGTCAGTTTACTTGGAAGAAGCTGTTCTTGTTTTTcaaatgttttcttttttctttattatttaatgactACATGTGAATATGATGAATTTTCCTTGTTGTGCAGCAAAAGGTCCCCCTGTGCAAAGGAAGCCCTTGAAGCATAGAGATTATCAAGTAGACCTCGACTCTCGATTAGGCAAAACTCAGGTTAGTCACTCTCCAATTCTGATTATTGAATCAGGCAAGCCGAATGCTAAATTATGATCTTGTCTTATGAAATGAGCAGTGGTTGATATAGTAAATTAGATTTTGCGGGAAACGATGAATTCCCTGGTTTTTATATTCAGAATATTGCTGTTACTTATAGTGTCTTTAAGATGGCATTGAACTGTTGTATAGACTATTGTTGTTAAAGTCTCACCATTTTTGAAGGTGACCAGTTGGTGTTATAGAGCCACTGAAGTAAGGAATCACACATCTGAAGAAAACATGTCTTAGAATTTTTCGGAACAGGGTTCACTTGAGGAAGTGGAAATCAGTTGCATGTAATTTGTTGTACAAAGTGACCTATAACCTGCCGATTGTTGATTAAAAGAGCTATTTTGAGTTTAACATTGTAACTTATATCTCATATGCATTTTAATACTTGAGCTGACAATTTCTGTGCTATATTTACATTGGTATCATAGAATGTAATGGGCCTGTATGCCATGTACGGTCTGTCTCCATACAAATTATTGtattgtagttttcattctCGTATAATAGCATACTATATTTCTATTCTTCCGGTGACTCAATAATGCTTTTTCCAGCATTTGCTATTCCATTTTGATCAGTTTATTGTGATTGAATGCAAGTTGAGCTTTGACCTTTGAGATGTTTGGAACATTGATTCTGGTggagttttcttttgttctttaatgtAGTTTATCTACTCTTGTTCATGTATATGTTGCTTTTGCAGGTTGTTACTCCTATAGCACCTTTAAGCCAACAGGTATGATTTTTACTGTTGCTAGGGTTtcttcataaatttgtttttggTTCTCATTTAATATTCATGTCATCATGTGATTTCCTTAAGCAATGCAGTTGGAAACGGACTGTTTTAGGTAGCtagattatttttcttgtagtTACTTGAAGAATctcttgtttctttcttttgttcttaCTTGCTGGCTTATGTTTTTGTACTTCTAGAAGTTGATGGTGTGGTGATGGGTACAAGCAGAATGGAAAGCTCATATAACATAGTGTGTTTACGTTGGTCAGTAGTCACAGTGTCGTATTCAacttaataagattttaattaattgtaagTGGATTCTTGTTATCCCTTATTATCAGCCTAAGTGTTGGCTTGTATGATGCAAGACTTTGCTGTAAGTGCTGGCCTACAACGTCAAATTTGACTCGcaattattgttttcttaaatcaaatttctttctaaattcaAGTATAGGCGTCTTTAAATCTCCCACTTTAAGAACAAATTACCATAGAGGTAAGCGTGTACTTTCTGGTTCACTGTTAAATGTTAATATCTTGTTGCCTCTGCACAAAAAGGAGAGATTATGGCTTGTATTGGGTGTTTTTGTATTTCTGTCGGTTTTTTCTTCCTGATTTCTGTTCTTTGTAGGCTGGATACTATTGTTCAGTATGTGAATGTGTAGTGAAGGATTCTGCAAACTACTTGGATCACATCAATGGAAAAAAACGTGAGTGGTTTTCTACTGATTCACTAacgtttttattttttatttgcttttgcTGAATGgcattttgaattttgttgtttAGATCAAAGAGCTCTGGGCATGTCTATGCGGGTAGAGCGGGCATCTCTTCAACAGGTAAAtgttttaagtatttattacCTTTTCAAATGTAAATTTAGTTAACCAGGTGATATACAAGCTCTGATATTTTCCTCAGATTTAGAACTTTTTGTCACCGATACATGTATACACAAGGAAAAAATTAGTGCATACAACATAAAGGCCAACAAATCCTTTAAAGAAATTGGAGGAAACTATCACTAagcaaataattaataaataaatgaaaattattgaTTAGAGAAGTTGGACGCCTTCttgtatattctttttaaacaattaaaatcgGTCTTGCTCTTCAAGGCAAAACTGTTTTAATATGTGCATAGAAGCTTAAAGGCGTAAATATTAATCCCTCCCTTTAGCTATATCTTAAAAATGCAATGCCATATTTTGTACAGTCATCTTTGTATTTCATTTTTGCCGTTGCTTATTTATAATGGGATAGTAtacatcaaatttattattttctcaattataTACAGGTCCAAGAGCGATTTGAAAGTCTCAAGAAACGGAAAAGTCCCGGTAGCTTTACAGAGCAAGGTAAAACCTTGAAACAGATATGAGATGTAAAATCTTGCACAGGGTGTTTGTGCTCAATTTAGTTGTAGTAGTCAGTAACCAAAGTTTaatgctttttttttcttaatttttgtttttctcagATCTCGATGaaaggatattaaaacagcagcaagaagaggaagaaagaaagcGTCAGCGCcgggaaagaaagaaagagaaaaaggttaGTTTCATTAAATTCCTATgtaattacttttaatttgtatgtcaaaaaaatagattttgctgtatctttttatttttctctaataAGCTTATTCTTTTAAGATAATGCTGTGCCATGTTTACCATGATAACTACTGGTGACTTGGTGTTCTGATTTCTGGTTGCACCATGATAACTGTTATCTGTTTTTGATGCATTTCTGATGACAGAAAGAGAAGGCAGCTGAAGAGGAGGAAGCCGACATTGATCCTGATGTTGCTGCCATGATGGGTTTTGGTGGTTTCCGTTCATCCAAAAAGTAATCATAATGTTTAGTCTTCCAGTCCTGCTGGAAATGAGAGTGTAACCTTGGAGCCTCTTTATTTTGAACATTTGACAGTTCCCCAAGAGCACAACCTGCCCTCTCTCTGTGTAAAAGAGTTCATGTTATCCAAATTTTCAAGATTGATAGTGAAAGTTTTATGAAAGGAATGttgtgtttggttgaaatgaTATGATAATTCATTTCAAATGTTATAACTAAACTAATTCTTAACAAAAATAGGTACAACTATTCATATAATTCAagtacttttttaattttattattttattttattttattttcctattacgtcttcttcttttataatattttttattgtaatttatttttaacataatatttattttatttgaaatgaagtttataattgttattttatatatcaaatataaaaatgtattgccaatgaaatgaattttttgatgggttgaaaatgaaatttatttagaattaatttataaatacaatagATTCTTGAATGGATTTGAAACTTGCTTTTAGGCTACTTTGAATGGTATGTCACTAAAAGTTTCTGAAATTTGTTTAAATATCACTGATAATACCTTCTCGTTTTATTGACATCACATCAAACCCTCGCTTGAAAggtatatagaaaaataaaaattatttattaagaaggaaaaaaaactaAAGGTGCAATTACGTCCCTAGCAACATAAATTATGTGCCGTCAATTAACATAAATTAGTTTTACCGACGACATGGATTACTGTTGGTGTCTTTCATCACCTTTCTCAAAGCAATTCGTGACGCACCAGTTTTTTTACACCTTACCGACATTGCTTACTGTCGCTAAAATATAGTTTAACTAGCGTCGCCATAATGGCTTATTTTTCTGTAGTTTATATATAACCGACTTACTTGAATCCTTGCTGGAGAAGGATTTCCTAATCCTCTCCGGACACGCCATATTTTATCTTCCTTTTGTGtacatataaatatcataagaTCACTTGAGACCCAATTAAATCCAGTCTCGATCTTTCTAGTGATATTTCAGAAAAAAAGGCAAAACTTCCTCACAAGATAAcccagaagaagaaaatgaagaatatCTCTTTCTCGGACTGGGAACTGGACGTAGCTCAGCTGCTACTCCAGCTAAGCAAGCTCTGCAACCACCACCAGAGGAAGAAAGGTATGATCGAAGGCAATGAAAATGATGCATCTTCTTGTGCTTTCTTGGAAGAGATGTTTGGAGAGGACGAAGATGGTTATCCGAAGCGAAGGATAAAGAGGTTAAAACCGATTGATCAGATTTACAAGTCCACTCGACCTATTACATGTTAGAAAGAATGAAAGCGTTCTTGAATAGTGTACATAATTTTCCTGTTTGATTACAAGAGTTCAAACTTCGAACTCCAGAGGAGTTTCTGAATTTtactttacatatatgtttgATGTATATATAGGTTTCAGATAGTAATTAACGTCTCTACTTACCTTCTTTTTCCAATGAGAAATACAAAATGTACATTCTACCACTCTTACAAGCACTcgatatttcaattttcaagtGTGTTTCCTGGGAGATGCCATTGGTAACAGATTCCAGAATGTGATTATTGAGGAGATGCCATGCCATGCAGGTGACAGAAGCAAATAAACATTCTTTTCGTTCATCATCTGTCCGTTTATACTCCTCTTCAGGATAATTTTTCTCAGCCAGCGTATCTTCTTAATTAATCAAGCTCAGTATATAATCCTGTTAGCCGAGAGTGGGCACCCACTTTGTCGCCAGAGAAGGCCTCTGGAAATGCATCTTTTTGGTTCTTACCCCTTTGGCATAATTGTCTGGCTCCGAGGAAAGCTTATGATGTAATTCTTTATGGAACGAATTTTCTATCTTCTGGCAAAAAATAAGGAAGTGTGTTCTCTGCGTGTGCTGCATATCATATTTGTTGTGCAATGGTTAATGGCTTCGTGCTTAGAATACAGTGAGATTAGAGTTGTGGGTTATCCAAAGTTTAGCAGCTGTTTCTCTTGTGCAAACCTCTTTGATGGCCGGCAAACTCGGATTTAAATCCTGGTAATCTCTAAttgtcaaataattcaatcaacAAATTAGCATACGATGGATGACAGACTTAAGTTTAGGCTTGGGACTCTCTTTAGTCGGAAAACAATCATGCATGTTAGTGAAGTTGGGGTTTATTTTGCGAGATTCTTGGTAAATCTTTCACATGCTTTTATATAGAGAACCTCCTCACCAGAAATTTACAAGGCTTTTTATGCAGCTTCTGAATCTGATGTATAACTCTTAAGCTATGAGTCATCAGAAACCATTACataattatgatataattgtaaaaaaaaaaaaataataataataaacaggACCGATACACTATTATTCGTGGTAttatttatccttttttttcatttcaaatgCCAACGCTTAAAAAGGAAGCCTATTATAGACttggaaataaataaaagttggaATGTATCAAACATAATACTGTTATCTCTAACTCCAGCCAACCCAACTCCATggtaaaaaattatgtaatatCCTCTCAAGAATGAGCA
Coding sequences within:
- the LOC8280235 gene encoding zinc finger matrin-type protein 2 is translated as MAHNNAVGVDNTFRRKFDKEEYLERAREREKEEAEGRFKSKSKGPPVQRKPLKHRDYQVDLDSRLGKTQVVTPIAPLSQQAGYYCSVCECVVKDSANYLDHINGKKHQRALGMSMRVERASLQQVQERFESLKKRKSPGSFTEQDLDERILKQQQEEEERKRQRRERKKEKKKEKAAEEEEADIDPDVAAMMGFGGFRSSKK